Proteins encoded in a region of the Zunongwangia endophytica genome:
- a CDS encoding SusC/RagA family TonB-linked outer membrane protein encodes MKIKYLKMKASFILTLFCVLQVSALETLAQKFNIDLDGAKVTHVIEQIKQQSDYKFFYKDDVINEEWQVNIHSDSEEITNVLKQLFKNLPVSFVIQKKQIILKEKEPVSSPETSSIDIQRYIDGTVKDESNFPIMGVTVWLKGSRVGSVTDEDGKFRMQAVTGDTLVFSFIGFKTKEHVLGNEKNLAIKLETDISGLDQVTVVSTGYQKINKERATGSFSTISGEELQQVPVNNVMHQLEGRVPGLQIEILESDNTFVYDNLERETEGNTSYNFQIRGQSTIDGNKSPLIVIDGAPTELDIKNINSADVENITFLKDAAAASIYGARAANGVIVIDTKKGTKGKMRVNFSHTNTFSTKPSISGLPLMNSSQVLDLEQELVDKNIIADPAQSGALFSSYPVSDGVESMLEYKRGNISLDEREARLNDLRGRNNYNQLTRYLMQQASATTYNLSLSGGSNNYSYFTSASYSNEKTQRKGSEGDKMTFTINQNFKLFDYADVSTSLKGSFFNFDENGIGLQPLAGQRYSYLPYDRLRDENGNNVSFAREFYRDQIADFEDAGYLPWEYSYLDELENKNSTAQEQNYSANIQISLPIFKGLNASGTYLIERSNRSRPILYNEDTYYTRNLINNATYLDPSTNTITRGLPLGSVYRRNRNILTSQTTRAQLNYNERFKDHSIDAIAGIEFRETREEVSSGTLYGYNEKTQTSVDVVSLNYTTVEGWNSTLNYGNQLTDQRRRFLSYYGNAAYTYKKKYVVSGSVRLDDYNNFGVDKSYRRTPLWSTGVKWNASKESFLKNVEAINNLSFRASYGFNGNISLTTFPFTKISIANTDYNLSQLPYAFVSAAANPSLRWEKTGILNIGIDFGLLDNRISGSLEYYKKNSDDLIQEFPVSEFYGVPNRALTRNTSTLEGKGVDLSLNGIWIQSKNFTASSNFIFTYNTNEVTDSRFENYSTYLNGSGSTPPIVDYPLNSVFAFRSAGLDENGAFQVYDRNGDIVGSNELLTDIEDMKYMGTSTPRYYGSLNTTLQYKQFSLFVLATYKMGYKLFKPTFDNYISRFNEFTGYNLNTDIADRWREPGDENSTSVPGVLGLGGYSYPRYRLSEDKVISGDHIRLREISLSYDLSEVLPESFIRGASLSFTARNLGLLWRANNDDIDPDFLPYTTGNQIRPTPTAMYSIGLNVNF; translated from the coding sequence ATGAAAATAAAGTATTTGAAGATGAAAGCTTCATTCATTTTAACCTTGTTTTGTGTTTTGCAGGTTTCTGCACTAGAAACCCTTGCTCAAAAATTTAATATTGATCTGGATGGGGCTAAGGTTACCCACGTTATAGAACAGATCAAACAACAAAGTGATTATAAGTTTTTTTACAAAGACGATGTGATTAATGAAGAATGGCAGGTCAATATTCATAGCGATAGTGAAGAGATTACTAATGTTTTAAAGCAGCTGTTCAAAAATTTACCGGTGAGTTTTGTCATTCAGAAAAAGCAAATTATTCTGAAAGAAAAAGAACCAGTTTCGTCTCCTGAAACTAGTAGTATCGATATACAGCGTTATATTGATGGTACGGTAAAAGACGAATCTAATTTCCCAATTATGGGAGTTACCGTTTGGTTAAAAGGTTCTCGCGTAGGATCTGTTACAGATGAAGATGGAAAGTTCAGAATGCAGGCTGTTACCGGAGATACTTTGGTTTTTAGTTTTATAGGTTTTAAAACCAAAGAACATGTGCTGGGTAACGAAAAAAACTTAGCTATTAAGCTGGAAACCGATATTAGTGGTTTAGATCAGGTTACGGTGGTTTCTACCGGTTATCAAAAAATCAATAAAGAGCGTGCAACAGGTTCGTTTTCTACCATAAGCGGAGAAGAGTTACAACAAGTACCGGTAAACAATGTGATGCATCAGTTGGAAGGGCGAGTTCCTGGTCTACAAATCGAAATTTTAGAATCTGATAATACATTTGTTTACGACAATCTTGAAAGAGAAACCGAGGGGAATACCAGCTATAATTTTCAAATTAGAGGCCAGTCGACTATTGATGGTAATAAAAGTCCGCTTATTGTTATCGATGGCGCCCCAACCGAGCTGGATATAAAAAATATTAATAGTGCTGATGTCGAGAATATAACATTTCTAAAAGATGCTGCCGCTGCTTCCATTTATGGAGCAAGAGCAGCAAATGGAGTAATTGTGATCGATACAAAAAAAGGCACTAAAGGAAAAATGAGGGTTAACTTTTCTCATACCAATACTTTCTCAACAAAACCTTCTATATCAGGTCTTCCTTTAATGAACTCTAGCCAGGTGCTGGATTTAGAACAGGAGTTGGTAGATAAAAATATTATTGCAGATCCTGCACAGTCAGGGGCCCTTTTTAGTTCCTATCCTGTAAGTGATGGGGTAGAAAGTATGCTAGAATATAAACGAGGAAATATAAGTCTAGATGAGCGCGAAGCACGTTTAAATGATTTACGTGGAAGAAATAATTATAATCAATTAACCAGATACTTAATGCAGCAGGCTTCGGCTACTACCTATAATTTATCACTAAGCGGAGGTAGCAATAATTACAGTTATTTCACTTCGGCTTCTTATTCGAATGAAAAGACACAGCGAAAAGGTTCTGAGGGTGATAAGATGACGTTTACCATAAATCAAAACTTTAAACTGTTTGATTATGCTGATGTAAGCACTAGCCTTAAAGGTTCCTTTTTTAATTTTGATGAGAACGGGATAGGTTTGCAACCATTAGCCGGGCAGCGTTATTCTTATTTACCTTACGATAGACTTCGTGATGAAAATGGTAATAATGTTAGTTTTGCTCGTGAATTTTATCGTGATCAAATAGCTGATTTTGAAGATGCTGGATACCTACCATGGGAATATAGTTATTTAGATGAATTAGAAAACAAAAACTCAACTGCTCAGGAGCAAAACTATTCTGCTAATATCCAGATCTCTCTACCAATTTTCAAAGGATTGAATGCATCGGGAACTTATTTGATAGAACGTTCTAACAGAAGCAGACCAATCTTATACAATGAAGATACATATTACACCAGAAACCTTATAAACAATGCTACTTATTTAGATCCTTCTACTAACACTATTACTAGAGGATTGCCTTTAGGTTCAGTTTATCGAAGAAACAGAAATATTTTAACAAGCCAGACTACTAGAGCACAATTAAATTATAATGAACGTTTCAAAGATCACTCAATTGATGCTATTGCTGGTATAGAATTTAGAGAAACTCGGGAAGAGGTATCATCAGGAACTTTATATGGTTATAACGAAAAAACGCAAACTTCGGTAGATGTAGTCTCTCTAAATTACACTACAGTAGAAGGGTGGAACTCAACTTTAAATTATGGCAATCAGTTAACCGACCAAAGAAGAAGATTTTTATCGTATTACGGAAATGCAGCTTATACATATAAAAAGAAATATGTGGTTTCTGGTAGTGTTAGACTGGATGATTATAACAATTTTGGAGTTGATAAAAGTTATAGAAGAACACCTTTATGGTCTACTGGTGTTAAATGGAATGCCAGTAAAGAATCTTTCTTAAAAAATGTTGAAGCGATTAATAATCTGAGTTTTAGAGCTTCCTATGGTTTTAACGGAAATATCAGTTTAACGACATTCCCTTTTACCAAAATTTCGATTGCTAATACCGATTATAATCTTTCTCAATTACCTTACGCATTTGTATCGGCAGCAGCAAATCCTTCACTAAGATGGGAGAAAACGGGAATATTAAATATTGGTATTGATTTTGGATTGTTGGATAATCGAATTTCAGGTAGTTTGGAATATTATAAAAAGAATAGTGATGATTTAATTCAGGAATTCCCGGTATCAGAATTTTATGGAGTTCCCAACCGCGCACTTACCAGAAATACTTCAACTTTAGAAGGGAAAGGGGTAGATCTTAGCCTAAACGGTATTTGGATTCAATCTAAAAATTTTACGGCTAGCTCTAATTTTATCTTTACTTATAATACGAACGAAGTAACCGATTCTCGTTTCGAAAATTATTCAACATATCTAAATGGTTCAGGAAGTACTCCGCCAATTGTAGACTATCCATTAAATAGTGTATTTGCATTTCGCTCTGCTGGATTAGATGAAAATGGAGCCTTTCAGGTCTATGATCGCAATGGAGATATTGTTGGTTCTAATGAATTATTAACCGATATCGAGGATATGAAATATATGGGAACTAGCACGCCTAGGTATTATGGAAGTTTAAATACAACATTACAGTACAAGCAATTCTCACTATTTGTATTAGCGACCTATAAGATGGGGTATAAACTATTCAAACCTACTTTTGATAATTATATTTCTCGTTTCAATGAGTTCACCGGCTACAATTTGAATACAGATATTGCAGATAGATGGCGCGAACCGGGAGACGAAAATTCTACCAGTGTACCGGGTGTTTTAGGATTGGGAGGATACTCTTATCCTAGATATAGGTTAAGTGAAGATAAGGTAATCTCTGGAGATCATATTCGATTACGTGAAATATCTCTTAGTTATGACCTTTCTGAGGTTTTACCAGAAAGCTTTATTAGAGGAGCTTCATTATCATTCACCGCTCGTAACCTAGGACTTTTATGGCGCGCGAATAACGATGATATAGATCCAGATTTCTTACCATATACAACAGGAAACCAAATAAGACCTACCCCTACAGCGATGTATTCTATAGGCTTAAATGTTAACTTTTAA
- a CDS encoding redoxin domain-containing protein: protein MKKLIALFCVILILIACRDDIKLKPGEYEISGKVRGMETGKLFLISKKPSGIQVDTLYVKSGNFNFRNSLENDVLEAYIADQPNYRSSNNKASIYIEPTRMQLQLNTSDFESVELTGSQTQEDAEALQQKQKELRLKYKNELGAYSANGERLKKAKNPEKKEELKWKDDELRGELQPYFEEEKELVKQFISTHPKSYISFENILYMIEEFTQEEARKVYNEFPESFKERKLGSVIKKQIDDKSKGIVGATAENFSKVDIDGKPLKLEDFKGQYVLLDFWASWCIPCRKGNPHLLKIYDNYNDKGFEIIGVSDDDRNPDAWLKAVKKDRIGVWRHILRGMEVDTTSGGFKIVNQGITEGYNISSLPTKILVDPDGKIVGRYDGSKADEEALDKKLADLYE, encoded by the coding sequence ATGAAAAAGCTTATAGCACTGTTTTGTGTTATCCTGATACTCATAGCTTGTCGAGATGATATAAAATTAAAGCCTGGTGAGTATGAAATTTCTGGTAAAGTTCGAGGAATGGAGACTGGAAAATTATTTCTTATTTCAAAAAAGCCGAGCGGAATTCAGGTTGATACTTTATATGTAAAGTCTGGAAATTTTAATTTCAGAAACAGTCTGGAGAATGATGTACTAGAAGCATATATTGCAGATCAGCCTAATTATCGTTCAAGTAATAATAAAGCCAGCATTTATATAGAACCAACTCGTATGCAATTACAACTTAATACCAGTGATTTTGAAAGTGTTGAATTAACAGGTTCTCAAACACAGGAGGACGCTGAAGCATTACAGCAAAAGCAAAAGGAACTGCGGTTAAAATATAAAAATGAGCTTGGCGCTTATTCAGCTAATGGAGAGCGACTAAAAAAAGCCAAAAACCCTGAAAAAAAAGAAGAATTAAAATGGAAGGATGACGAATTGAGAGGTGAGCTTCAACCTTATTTCGAAGAAGAAAAAGAGCTTGTCAAACAATTTATATCAACACATCCAAAATCGTATATAAGCTTTGAAAATATACTTTATATGATAGAGGAATTCACTCAGGAAGAAGCCAGAAAAGTTTATAATGAATTTCCAGAGAGCTTTAAAGAAAGAAAACTTGGATCGGTGATTAAAAAACAAATCGACGATAAGTCAAAAGGTATCGTAGGTGCAACTGCTGAAAATTTTAGTAAGGTGGATATTGATGGCAAACCTCTAAAATTAGAAGATTTTAAAGGACAATATGTATTATTAGATTTTTGGGCTTCGTGGTGTATTCCCTGTAGAAAAGGAAATCCGCATTTGTTGAAGATATACGATAATTATAATGACAAAGGTTTTGAAATAATAGGTGTTTCTGATGATGATAGAAATCCTGATGCATGGCTAAAAGCAGTAAAAAAAGATAGAATAGGAGTATGGCGTCATATCTTAAGAGGGATGGAGGTGGATACCACCAGTGGAGGATTCAAAATAGTCAATCAAGGTATCACAGAAGGATACAATATTTCTTCTTTACCGACTAAGATATTAGTAGATCCAGATGGAAAAATAGTTGGGCGTTACGACGGAAGTAAAGCAGATGAGGAAGCTTTGGATAAGAAGTTGGCAGATTTATACGAGTAA
- a CDS encoding RagB/SusD family nutrient uptake outer membrane protein: MKLNYIYTFLFIIATTLVSCDDYVDIRTEGILYPEDTENYRYLLNNTPIYDLSYSLVDIPTDDISMRYDHAQYFETNAANSEFNRPFKDTYIFADSIYRTGEMDSEIKAMYEGLYSANVVITEVLESTSGAEQEKNALQGEAMVHRAYLFLNLVNTFGKAYDANTASTDLGIPMFIEPTVDQDIKRATVQEVYDRIITDLTSAANSGLPGVRSGTEVGFPSKSSAHALLARTYLYMGDYSKALENAEQSLALQNTLLNLENYTETPDFSWPRRIEDPELILSKKTMRSYNYLPTLLSLSDDLLNSFDSTDLRYQLYTRPNEELTYGDITEGRSYCIARLTGENRNAGPTVPEMYLIKAECLARAGNTEAAMDALNTLREARFRAEDYIALRAGDPEDALIKVLAERRRELMGKGGFRLFDLKRLNKDPRFARTVEHEYLNETYTLEPGGDRYQFPFASTLFQYAPNLEQNP; this comes from the coding sequence ATGAAACTAAATTATATATATACCTTTTTATTTATAATAGCTACAACTTTAGTGAGTTGTGATGATTATGTCGATATAAGAACAGAAGGAATATTATATCCAGAAGATACCGAAAATTACAGGTATTTATTAAATAATACTCCTATTTATGATCTCTCTTATAGTCTGGTAGATATACCTACAGACGATATTTCTATGCGTTATGATCATGCCCAATATTTTGAGACTAATGCGGCAAATTCAGAGTTCAATCGCCCCTTTAAGGATACTTATATTTTTGCTGATTCCATTTACCGTACTGGTGAGATGGATAGTGAGATAAAAGCGATGTACGAAGGACTTTATAGCGCCAATGTGGTGATTACTGAAGTTTTAGAAAGCACAAGTGGTGCAGAGCAGGAAAAAAATGCTTTGCAGGGTGAAGCCATGGTTCATAGGGCTTATTTATTTCTTAACCTGGTTAATACTTTCGGAAAAGCTTATGATGCTAATACGGCGAGTACAGATTTAGGAATTCCAATGTTTATCGAACCAACCGTAGATCAAGATATTAAAAGGGCGACAGTACAGGAAGTTTACGATCGCATCATTACAGATTTAACCTCAGCAGCCAATTCAGGCTTACCTGGAGTTCGCAGTGGTACAGAAGTTGGTTTTCCGTCTAAATCCAGTGCTCATGCATTGCTTGCGCGAACCTATTTATATATGGGCGATTATAGCAAAGCTTTAGAAAATGCAGAGCAAAGCCTTGCTTTACAAAACACCTTGCTAAATCTAGAGAATTATACGGAAACTCCAGATTTTAGCTGGCCACGACGAATAGAAGATCCAGAGCTTATTTTATCGAAAAAAACGATGAGGTCTTATAATTATCTACCAACATTGTTATCTCTAAGTGACGACTTGTTGAATAGTTTTGATAGCACCGATTTGCGTTATCAACTTTATACAAGACCTAACGAAGAGCTTACTTATGGGGATATTACAGAAGGAAGATCTTACTGTATAGCAAGGTTAACTGGAGAGAATCGTAATGCCGGGCCAACGGTGCCAGAAATGTATTTGATTAAAGCAGAATGTCTAGCTCGTGCTGGGAATACAGAAGCTGCTATGGATGCATTAAATACGTTAAGAGAAGCGCGTTTTAGAGCTGAAGATTATATCGCTTTAAGGGCTGGTGACCCTGAAGATGCTTTAATAAAAGTTCTGGCAGAGAGAAGACGTGAACTTATGGGAAAAGGTGGATTTAGATTATTCGATTTAAAACGTCTAAACAAAGACCCAAGATTTGCCAGAACAGTAGAGCATGAGTATTTAAATGAAACCTACACGTTAGAGCCGGGAGGTGATAGATATCAATTTCCTTTTGCTTCAACCTTATTCCAATACGCGCCTAACCTAGAGCAAAATCCATAA
- a CDS encoding TlpA disulfide reductase family protein — MRKIKILLGILLVQFTINAQQTEPIFSVSPKLPNPGDQVALNYNSENTVLKDAKDIQAVIYVNADHQWSASDLTFQETEDNHWKTSFTLPENTALISCVFKSDTLVDRGGTTTYSWLLDKEPGSYASWGILRSKIFQEESIAIVDDSAYISSEIGLMWINKEIQKFPESRNLYFYEGLKLMQDSKEGDHSNRIQNEIKHILEQDLTKLQQYKIQKSLQLLDTEKYKSFIDSVNDALLKTYPKGVLARDNEMKRLFTESDIQKKIREFEEFQSNFPKEDFKDVFTFTEDLYYDKLYRSIAYRYITENGNYSFVFDNLKDAGFYNLVDYSWHFVSIPYNNESIAVDSLNTIASKIIPELEVREKEIPKRYEGKLSILEWKQKAQEASAREYLTYAKILDELKDYEAEDHYLEKVKSFYIYENTDFNELYADYLLRQGNKEAAINFIKESLSRNNATAQMLSILKEDFLAQNGSNANFEDYVSAIKSGDSQDQFKEELIAEIINKPIEDFELESSLGGTVKLSAQKGKIVIIDMWATWCAPCKKAMPGMKMAVDKYSEDKNVQFYFLDTQEYISDYKKQTVEFIEENNYPFEILYDAKNPESGKFDDTYAKYSKAFEFSGIPQKMIIDQHGKLRWRSTGYSGSPSELADEISIIIEYLKSEK, encoded by the coding sequence ATGCGAAAAATAAAAATATTGCTAGGTATACTATTAGTGCAGTTCACTATAAATGCCCAGCAAACCGAACCAATTTTTTCTGTAAGTCCAAAACTACCTAATCCAGGAGATCAGGTTGCGTTAAACTATAACTCAGAGAATACAGTATTAAAAGACGCTAAAGACATTCAGGCGGTGATCTATGTAAATGCAGATCATCAATGGTCGGCTAGCGATCTAACTTTTCAGGAAACCGAAGATAATCATTGGAAAACCTCCTTTACGTTACCTGAAAATACAGCCCTTATAAGCTGTGTTTTTAAATCGGATACTTTAGTAGATAGAGGTGGCACAACTACTTATTCCTGGTTACTCGATAAAGAGCCGGGCTCTTATGCTAGCTGGGGTATTTTAAGATCTAAAATTTTCCAAGAGGAAAGTATTGCAATAGTAGACGATAGCGCTTATATCTCTAGCGAGATTGGATTAATGTGGATCAATAAAGAAATACAGAAATTTCCTGAAAGCCGAAATCTATATTTTTACGAAGGACTAAAATTAATGCAAGATTCGAAAGAAGGTGATCATAGCAATCGAATTCAGAATGAAATTAAGCATATTTTAGAGCAGGATCTTACTAAACTTCAGCAATATAAAATTCAGAAATCACTTCAGTTATTAGATACAGAAAAGTATAAATCTTTTATTGATTCTGTAAATGATGCTTTACTGAAAACATATCCTAAAGGAGTTTTAGCAAGGGATAATGAGATGAAGCGTTTGTTTACTGAAAGTGATATTCAGAAAAAGATCCGTGAATTTGAAGAATTTCAATCTAATTTTCCTAAAGAGGATTTTAAAGATGTCTTTACATTTACTGAAGATTTGTATTACGACAAATTATACAGAAGTATAGCTTATAGATACATTACAGAAAACGGAAATTATAGCTTTGTGTTCGACAATCTAAAAGATGCAGGTTTTTATAATCTGGTAGATTATAGCTGGCATTTTGTAAGTATTCCGTATAATAACGAGTCTATAGCAGTGGATAGTTTAAATACTATTGCAAGCAAAATCATACCTGAATTAGAAGTTCGAGAAAAAGAGATTCCTAAAAGATACGAAGGGAAATTATCGATTCTGGAATGGAAACAAAAAGCACAGGAAGCATCTGCTCGAGAATATTTAACCTACGCTAAAATTCTTGATGAATTAAAAGATTACGAAGCTGAAGATCATTATTTAGAAAAAGTAAAATCATTCTATATTTATGAAAATACAGATTTTAATGAGCTTTATGCAGATTATTTACTAAGACAGGGTAATAAAGAAGCAGCGATTAATTTTATTAAAGAAAGCCTTTCGCGTAATAATGCTACAGCGCAAATGCTTTCTATACTTAAGGAAGATTTTTTAGCACAGAATGGGAGCAACGCCAATTTTGAAGATTACGTAAGCGCTATTAAATCTGGCGATTCTCAAGATCAATTTAAAGAAGAATTGATTGCTGAAATAATTAATAAACCTATTGAAGATTTTGAACTGGAAAGCTCTTTAGGAGGAACAGTAAAGTTGTCTGCTCAAAAAGGAAAAATCGTAATTATCGATATGTGGGCTACGTGGTGTGCCCCTTGTAAAAAAGCAATGCCCGGCATGAAGATGGCGGTAGATAAATATTCTGAAGATAAAAATGTACAATTTTACTTCCTAGATACTCAGGAATACATTTCAGATTATAAAAAGCAAACAGTAGAATTTATCGAGGAAAACAATTATCCTTTCGAGATTCTTTACGACGCTAAAAATCCCGAATCAGGTAAGTTCGACGATACTTATGCTAAATATTCAAAAGCATTCGAATTTTCAGGAATTCCACAAAAAATGATCATAGATCAACATGGAAAATTAAGATGGCGATCTACTGGTTACTCAGGAAGCCCAAGCGAGCTTGCAGACGAAATTTCTATCATAATCGAATATTTGAAATCTGAAAAATAA
- a CDS encoding FecR family protein, translating to MGNIDNLISKFQNKSISDEELSELENWVKDSKDNNDYFIKSVQTDYLISSFYRKQEEIPNLSNLKKPIIALNSKKQRANLMKFAAIFIVALIASSTAYFYFFNPAETTYAPGEIIITNENGEKITVDYQIKQIVYNEEGEVSNLGSQVKKNPNTSEKDNNRLAYNTINVPKGKRIQLVLSDGTKVYLNSESSLRFPSHFPKTEQLRKVSITGEAVFEVHKDSLKPFIVEAGMLNIEVLGTRFNVDAYPQSKQISTTLAEGSVQINYDNEVFKLEPGEAGILSQNTDVLSVEKVNVANKMAWVDDRLLFINESFAEIQKKIERSYGVQIINKNAHLNDVRFNGDFDIKSETIEDVLDAFKAVDFFEYTYKNNIVTIKK from the coding sequence ATGGGTAATATTGATAATTTAATATCAAAATTTCAAAATAAAAGCATTAGTGATGAAGAATTGTCTGAGCTTGAAAATTGGGTAAAAGATAGTAAAGATAATAACGATTATTTTATAAAGAGCGTTCAGACCGACTATTTAATTTCATCTTTTTATCGAAAGCAAGAAGAAATTCCGAATTTATCAAATCTGAAAAAACCAATAATTGCTCTAAATTCGAAAAAACAGCGTGCTAATTTGATGAAATTTGCAGCTATTTTTATTGTTGCACTTATAGCTTCCAGTACGGCATACTTCTACTTTTTTAATCCGGCAGAAACTACTTATGCGCCCGGAGAAATTATTATCACGAATGAAAATGGTGAAAAAATAACCGTAGACTATCAAATTAAACAGATCGTATATAATGAAGAAGGAGAAGTTTCAAATTTGGGATCACAAGTAAAAAAGAATCCAAATACTAGCGAAAAAGACAATAATAGGTTAGCGTATAACACGATTAATGTACCTAAAGGAAAGCGCATCCAATTAGTGTTATCAGATGGAACGAAAGTATATCTTAATTCTGAAAGTTCACTACGATTTCCTTCTCACTTTCCAAAAACAGAACAGTTACGAAAGGTCAGTATTACCGGCGAGGCAGTTTTCGAAGTACATAAAGATTCTTTAAAACCTTTTATAGTAGAGGCAGGTATGCTGAATATAGAAGTTTTGGGAACACGATTTAATGTAGATGCCTATCCTCAATCTAAACAAATTTCGACTACACTGGCAGAAGGATCGGTACAGATAAATTACGACAATGAAGTTTTTAAACTAGAACCAGGTGAAGCCGGAATACTTAGCCAAAATACAGATGTGCTGAGCGTAGAAAAAGTAAATGTAGCTAATAAAATGGCTTGGGTAGACGATCGTCTATTGTTTATTAACGAGTCCTTTGCAGAAATTCAAAAGAAAATTGAGCGCAGTTACGGAGTTCAAATTATTAATAAAAATGCCCATTTAAATGACGTACGGTTTAACGGGGATTTCGATATCAAATCAGAAACTATCGAGGATGTACTAGATGCCTTTAAAGCAGTAGACTTTTTCGAATATACTTATAAAAATAATATAGTAACCATTAAAAAATAA
- a CDS encoding RNA polymerase sigma-70 factor, whose product MTNSELNNLWEKGDEKSFTLLFNELYQPLVAYLLQYADKTADAEDIAQNTFIKLWEKRNQINLTTSVKSYLYTSAYNRFVDNFRKEKKNKSYLEGLKHQALQLLVEEPEEDFQKKIKLIEKTVNDLPDRCKMIFKMHKQKGYSYKEVAEKLQISVKTVEAQMSIALKRIRKEFKEETDLLLILCFGRI is encoded by the coding sequence ATGACTAATTCTGAATTGAATAATTTATGGGAAAAGGGGGATGAAAAGTCGTTCACCCTACTTTTCAATGAATTATACCAACCCCTGGTAGCCTATCTTTTACAGTATGCTGATAAGACTGCAGATGCCGAAGACATTGCTCAGAATACCTTTATTAAATTATGGGAAAAAAGAAATCAGATCAATTTAACAACTTCAGTAAAAAGTTATTTGTATACTTCAGCATATAATAGATTTGTTGATAATTTCAGAAAAGAAAAGAAAAACAAAAGCTACTTAGAGGGTCTAAAGCATCAAGCGCTTCAACTTTTAGTAGAAGAACCTGAAGAAGATTTTCAGAAAAAAATAAAACTGATTGAAAAGACCGTAAATGACCTTCCCGATCGATGCAAAATGATATTTAAAATGCATAAGCAAAAAGGCTATTCTTATAAAGAAGTTGCGGAAAAACTACAGATTTCTGTAAAAACTGTGGAAGCACAGATGAGTATTGCTCTTAAACGTATTAGGAAAGAATTTAAAGAGGAAACAGACCTATTGCTTATACTCTGTTTCGGAAGAATTTAA
- a CDS encoding DoxX family protein has translation MRKIGVKSVLRILMGSAMVFAGIAHLSFKRKEFQAQVPRWLPTDQKTMDLTVLSSGITEITLGLLMILWKEKRITTGLMLALFYVLIFPGNISQYQNKIDAFSLDSDTKRFVRLLFQPVLIYGALWTTGADKYLIEKCDFQKCLKN, from the coding sequence ATGAGAAAGATAGGAGTTAAAAGTGTTTTACGAATTTTGATGGGATCTGCGATGGTCTTTGCGGGTATCGCTCATCTATCTTTTAAGCGAAAAGAATTTCAGGCACAGGTGCCAAGATGGTTGCCAACAGACCAAAAAACAATGGATTTGACAGTGCTTAGTTCTGGTATTACAGAAATTACTTTAGGCTTGTTAATGATTTTATGGAAAGAAAAGAGGATAACTACCGGTCTAATGTTGGCGCTTTTCTATGTACTTATTTTTCCTGGCAATATTTCACAATATCAAAATAAGATTGATGCATTTAGCTTAGATAGCGACACTAAACGTTTTGTTCGATTACTGTTTCAACCCGTTTTAATTTATGGAGCATTATGGACTACCGGTGCAGACAAATATTTGATAGAGAAATGCGATTTTCAAAAGTGTCTTAAAAATTAG